The sequence below is a genomic window from Oreochromis niloticus isolate F11D_XX linkage group LG3, O_niloticus_UMD_NMBU, whole genome shotgun sequence.
TATTTACAGTcaaatacagaaacaaaaacctgattAAAGACTTTCTCAGTAGAAGGAGCAGAGTGGAGGAGACATGCTCAGAAAACAACATCAGACTCAGCTCACAAAGTTTTTGATCAAAGAAAATTCATCTGTACAGAAAAACTCactaattaataataaaataaaaaaaaagctgtaatataaataaagagTTTCACAGTACATGTAATCAATAAAAGCTGCATacaatgaacacacacagatgtatGAATGATGTGTCATCTATTTAAACTACAGAAACAGTCTGAGGCTTCAGCTCAGCAGGAGGTCACGAGCTAACAGCTACACTCACAGTAGAAACAGGACACGTCTGtaatttacatgttttatatgttttataaaagaaaaagagtccAAACTTCTCATGAACAAACTGACTTCCAGCTGCTGTTCATGCAGCTCATCAGGACAGTGAGGAGCTAAAGACAAACTTTCACCTGAAACCAGgattaaagctgaaaatgttttctgGATGATCGTCGACGCTTTGCACCAaacaacaggaagaaaaagacTTTTGGACTGAAAGCATCTTTAGTTAAAGTTCAACATGTCCAAAGGAAAATGTTCAAGACTTTCACAAAGATGCTGAACAACAAATTCAGGATGTCCTCGTCTGTCTCCACTGGATGATCTGTGTCACCTCTGAGAAGCtggaacagcagcaggagactCACTCACAGCTGTGCTCAGAGACATTTTAACCTCACACTGTTCAGCAGGAGAAGGCTGGGATGAATCCTGActctgttgtttatgttttttgtagATCAGAAAACCAACAGcagaaacaacaaacacagcaacaagTGACAAACTGAGCATCAGTCCAGCACGTCTTTCTgactgacctgcaggtgagaaacaggtgtgaggtgtcagctgtcaggtaggtgatgagtgaagaacagaacagaatccatttcctcttcaaactgctgtcagacattatctactgcactctgatcacatcactcagaccagctgctttctacaaagtctcatcaacaacatctttagaaacaaacatcaacaaccaggaagcagcttcacctctgatcacacacacactcaactctactcactcacctggagaaaCGCTTAACCTGATGATGCTGATGGGATCAGTCTTCAGATGAGCTCTTTTCCTGCGTCCTTTCCCTCCCATGAAGACTCGACACTCATATGTTCCGCTATCAGCagtcgtcacatccttcagaatcagagacacgtctccatccttcatctgtctgtcctgcagatccacccggttcttaaaagatggatgctgctcTTCTGGTTCAAACTGTTCATCTCGGTACAAAAGCACATGTTCTGACCCCAGATCAGTTCTGCTCCACTCTACTACTGTGATGCTTTTGTTCTCATTTGGAGCTCGAGACGGCAGCGTGAGGTTCTGTCCAGACTCGACTGTGATGATTTTCTGATCTGAAAGAGGGaacaacacaaaacagagaggttaaaggtcaaagtttgAACTGTTCACCTCTACAGCAGCCAACCAGAGAGAGGATAAGAGGTCACTGTCCTCTGATTGGCTAACCTGAAACcagattaataaataaatgtcacaCATTAAATCAAAGTTTCACTTTTTCCCCTTAAACTCCTTTTCTGACATCAGACTATATCTGGCTTGTGATTGGCCAACATTCCTTCTATCACACAGGTGCTGCTTACTTTACAAAGACACTTAAATCTCACCTGCAGTTACAGACAGCAGGAGGCAGACACACTCCAGAGTCCAGCAGAATATTTTCACAGCATCCATCTTCTGTTTTCTGTGGGTTTCAACATCAGAGTCTCATAATGAGCTTATTTTGTAAAGATCCCAGAGAAGCTGAGTTTACTCTGATTCAGTTGGCATCTAATTATCCCTCCAACAAACAGGATGGGTCTTGGGTTTCTTGTGATTTAGTCAACGGCATCATATTTCACACTGAAGCTGACACATCTTTGATAAAGCTCCACCAGATGACATGAAATATGTGGGTTCTGCAAAACAATAGAAAATACAGGAGTTAGATTTTCAGTTAGAGCTGAGAATCTCtcctcattttatttttctcttttaaagcATCATTGAATTTAATGTCTAATATATTTGCTTATAAtagtaaatgtatttaaatattttgtagtCAACAGGATTTATGGATCAGTTATGTGTAAAGTAAATAAATTTGctattttaaaagtaaatttatgacattttcatttttgttcccACTGTGTCTTCAGCCATCTGCCACTAGATGACGCTGTAGCCCCACATTATTAGCTCTGTTCAAATGGCTGTGAATACATTTAGCTGTGGTCACTTATAGAGATGTTTGTCATGAACTGTAGAACCATGTGCAACATTCATAATGCAGGGAACAATCTGCCACATGCTGCAgtcacatttttctgttttagatgTTAAAATGGCTAATTTAACATTAGATCAAATGAGATATTTTAACATTAGATGAACATCTTTTGTAAGAAGATTAGTTATTTAAAAGGCTTTTTCCCCTTCACTTCAAATTATAACCTAATGTGTTCATAATGTACATGTCTGCACAGTGAAGTGACTTTTGAGGTAGGATTTATGGTAGAAAAATGTAATCGGTGGTTTCACTTCACACAGTCTGACACTGaacattaaatttaatgtgATACCTGAATGACTACTCCATAGTTTAGACTAGTTGAGTAGTGGTGTATTCTCAGTGATTTAGTTttgtcacggctggggcagcagtcgtgtggtAGAATAaatgaggacccaagatgcagacgGTGATGGAGATGCGAGTGgaggtttatttacagtgaaaataacagAGGTGAGGGCAGAACTGaacataaacctaaactgggtgaaactaacaaacaaacctgaGACATAAGGTCAGCGGGAGAAACTCAGAGATGGCAGAAGAGGACGGCTGGACAGAGAGACGCAGAGGAACATAGTGAATGAACACAGACAACGCGACgaggagcacaggcagacacacagtatgaatacacacaccaggtaatcaggaaatggcacacaggaggggacacagctggaactaatgaCACTAACTAATGGGCATAAcgagacacaaacctacaaagtaaaacaggaaactcacagactgttttctgtacagttgtgtcctgtatttattcttattgtattctaattttttcttcagaacttttgcactgtccacttcctgctgtgacaaaacaaatttcccacgtgtgggactaataaaggttatcttatcttatcttacaacacaaactcGGGGATACGAACAGAGCACAGAGGACAGACGCAGGTAGGGCTGATAGAAACACTCAAGCACTAAACACAAGAACCAAACCCTAAGAACTAATACCAAAATCACAattaacacaaaacacaagGTGACAccaaaaggaaacacaaatgcTGGACCATGACAAGTTTACTAAGAATGTAATCAGCAGGAACATCCCCACAGATACACAAAAAACACCTTTGTCACAAAGGTTCACCACATCATTCACACACCGCCGTGTTTCATTTGGCACAGTTTAAAAGCCTTACTGCCACAAAAGCATTTATGTTTCCAGTTGgaatcaaaccagcaacctGCTTGCCAAGTCAAAGTGTTAATCACTATGAGAAACACCAACAATGATCCTCAtgagtgccttgaggcgactgttattgtgatttggagctataaaaataaagtgtAATTGGCAAATAGCAGGAAGGATGATCCTGTGTTTTAAAGATTATAATCTTACCAGGTGTTTAACTCAAGGAGAAGTTCCTAAAGTATCTTAGCAGTGATAAAGTTCATCTTCTCCACAGAGGTGATGTCACGGTTAACCCGGGTTTTCTGTACTATGAAGGCGGCGTGGACGATGGCTTCTTAGTGGAATTTATGCACAAAGAGTTTAATTGGACGAGTGGTGATGAATACTTGCGCGTGTGAAATGAAATTATTTGCTcagattgtgtttgttttcctcaCAGG
It includes:
- the LOC102080772 gene encoding hepatitis A virus cellular receptor 2 homolog; its protein translation is MDAVKIFCWTLECVCLLLSVTADQKIITVESGQNLTLPSRAPNENKSITVVEWSRTDLGSEHVLLYRDEQFEPEEQHPSFKNRVDLQDRQMKDGDVSLILKDVTTADSGTYECRVFMGGKGRRKRAHLKTDPISIIRLSVSPGQSERRAGLMLSLSLVAVFVVSAVGFLIYKKHKQQSQDSSQPSPAEQCEVKMSLSTAVSESPAAVPASQR